DNA from Paratractidigestivibacter faecalis:
AGAAGCAGTCGCAGTCCTGGGCTGAGTACTTCCGGACCTACGAGACCGACGGCGGCTCCAAGTACCCCGCGCTCAAGGCCGTGGTCAAGGAGTTTGGCTACATAGACAAGTACTTGGGCAAAATCAATGCCATCGAGAAGATCTCGACGGGCTTCGAGGGCATCAGGAATGCTGAGATCGACTCCCGCACGCTGGCCGAGCAGGTGGACAGTCACCTTATGGAGCTCGTCAACTCCGACGATCCCAAGGAACGCCAGCTGCGGGAGGAGGAAGAGTACCTCCTTGCGGTCAAGGCTTGCGAGGGTGACGTGACACAGGCTCGTCGCATGGTCAATCAGCGCAGGCAGGAGAAGCGTGAGCAGACCGTGAGCATCGTCGAGCAGATGACGCGCGTCGCGAGGGATAAGAGCCGCGGCGTCGATCACCACAAGAAGACTGCGTTGCGCTTCCTGGGCGGATACATCAACGATGGCTTTGCGAGGTATCGCGATGAGGAGACGCCTGACTTCCCGCAGGAGGTCACGCTCGAGCTTGACGGCTGGAGCGGACGGGCCACGACGGGGGATGAGGCTGCTGCTCTGAAGAGCGACTATGCCACCTTCATGGAGGGACAGAAGGCCGCGGAGCTTGCCGAGCTCCAAAGGAAGACTGAGCCCAAGAACCTCAAGGTCGCGGCCATGGTCTGCGCGGTCGCGGGCATTGTGTTCTTCTTCATTAATGCGACGCTGGGCATCGCTCTGCTCCTGGCGGCGGCCGTCTGCTTTGTGACCCTGAAGGGCAAGGAGAAGGCTCGCGTGAAGGGCGCTGAGGAGATTGCCGCAAAGTATGGGGCCAAGACAGAGGATGGCGCCAGGGAGATTGACCTTGCGCTGGGACAGTGGAAGGCTGCCAAGGCCGAGGCGAGCGAGCGCGGTTCCCTGCTCAAGATGGAGAAGGTCGCCTAATTGACAATCGCCGCATGCCGGCGAGGAATGGAGCGTGACATGTCTGACAACATGAACGTGACGGATTCCAGCCCCTCCCTGACCGAGGGCATGGACGCCCTTGCGGAGCTCAATGACCTCTTCTCTGAGGATGACGAGAAGATCAAGGAGTCCGAGGCCAACGTCTTGAGCCAGAACCTCACGGGCTTTGCGAGCTGCTTTCCCGACTGGGACCTGCATCCGCCAGTAGCATAGGGGCCGTCGTGTTTGCGCCAATTGTGACTCTCGTACGCGAGGGATGATTCTGGATTTGAGCAGCGACCACTTCCGTGTGAGGGATGCACTCGTATCGGAAGATGCTCGAGTGGAAGCCCGAGGACCCGTCCATTGAGACCGTCGTCGTCACCACATGGGAGAAATGCGGCGAGGGACAAGAGCCGTACGAGCTTCTCGTCCACGCCCTCCAGGCGCATGAGGTCGCCGGCGAGTGCAGCCGTGACGTCAACGGCGCTCTGACCTTGAGTGGGATTTGCCGAATTACACGGGGGTGCGGACAATTTCTTAGACACTACGGAGAGAGTACCCCAGGTCCCTGCGGTACTGCTCCGGGCTCCTCCACCCCAGGCTCCGCTTGATCCTGCCCGAGTTGTAGTAGGCGAGGTAGCCCGCCAGGCGCCGCCGGAACTCCTCGAAGCCCACCCCGGACCAGTCCCTGCCGTGGTAGAACTCCTGCTTGAGCCGGCCGAAGAAGCCCTCGGCCGCGGCGTTGTCGGGGCTGCGGCCCTTCCTCGACATGCTGCGCACCAGGCCGTGGCGCTCGCATATCGCCGCCCAGCCCGGCCACCTGTAGTGGCAGCCGCGGTCGGTGTGGACCACGGGCCGCTCGCCGGCCGCGAGCGTCGAGGCCGCCGCCTCCAGCATCGAGTCGGCCATGCGGGCGTCGGGGGACTCCGACAGGGTCCACGCCACGACCGCCCCGTCGAAGCAGTCGACCACCGGCGACAGCCAGCAGCGCCCCGACCCTATCGTGAACATGGTGACGTCGGTGACCCACAGCTCGTTGGGGCGCGAGGCGGAGAAGTCGTGGGTGCCGTCGGGGCGCAGCGGCAGGTTGGGAGGGGCCTCGGAGACCTCGCCGGCATAGCTGCTCCAGCGCCTGCGGCGCCTCAGGTAGCGCACCTCGAGCCCCTCCTCGCGCATGACGCGCCTCACGACCTTCTCGGAGACCGCCAGGGGCTCGTCGGGGTCCAGGCGCAGCCTCGCCCATATCGTGCGGTAGCCCCAGGCCCCGCCCCCGGCCTCGAACAGGGCGCGCACCCGCGCCCTCAGGGCGGCCAGGCGGTCGGGGGCGCCCCTGCGGGCGCGGTGGTAGTAGTAGGTGCTGCGCGCCACGCCGGCCGCGCGCAGGGCGTCCTCCAGGCCGAACCCGGGCCTAAGGGCGTCGGCGACCAGCGCCCTCTCCGCCGCCGTCAGCGAGTCCGGGCCCCGCCCCGGGCCGCCTCCTTTTAGGACGTCCAACACCGCCTCGGCCCTGGCGAGCTCCAGCCTCAGGGCCCGGTTCTCGGCCCTGAGGGCCTCCAGGTCCCCGGGGTCGGCCGGCGGCGGCACGCGCGGGGCGCCCCGTCCGTTCGCGAGCGACACCTCGCCCTCCCTCCCCGCGGCGCGGGCCCAGCCGCGCACGGTCTCCGGGTGGCAGCCGATCGACGCGGCGACCTCGGCGGGGTCCTCCCCGGCGAGCGCCCTGCGCGCGGCGTCGGCCCTCTGGGCAAGAGTATAGGGGGCGTGCCAGCCGACGCCCAGGTCGCCGGACGCCCAGCGCCTGATCGACTCGGCGGAGGCGAGCCCCGACTCCCTGGCGAACCTGTGGGCCGGCCGGCCGGACTCGCGCCAGAGCCCCAGGATGGCGTCCCTCTCGTCGCTCGAGTACATTGCGGGCTCCAATCCGGACGCCTGTCGGCGTCCAACTTTTCGTCCGCACCCCCCACCTTCCGCTGGAACGCCATTCTGAGCGCCGACCCAAAAGGGCATCTAGTCGCTCGCTTATTGCTTCCACTGGAACGGCAAAGTGAGCGAATGGCAGAGGTTATATCTGACGCGCGGAATCGCCTTCCAGCGGGAGCCCCATTTGAGCAAGGCGCTGTCTAAGGCCGCTTGGCGAGTAGCCGTCCTGCCGTCCCTTGCTACCATAGATCTCCCGACCCCGCGCACTTCTCGCCAGCAAAGGAGCCACGATGGACCTGCCCGACACGCTCGCCGCCGACCTCTACGACTTTGCCTTCTGCCCCGAGCCCTGCTATGAGCGGCTCGTTGACCTCGCAAACCCCGAGCCGTGGGGAGAGGGCAATCGCGTCCTCAAGAACTACCTGCTGTTCTCGTTCAAGCGGGCAGTGCAGCTGACCAAGCGGGACCACACCACGGCCGCCGCGCCCTCGGCCCTGCCGATCGTCTTTGACGAGGGACTCTGCCTCTTCAACACCGGCCTCTACACCCGCCGCTACGAGACCGTCTACGCGCTCTTTGAGCCCAACACGCGCGAGGACGCTCGCCAGAGGTGGTTCCTCAAGGGCTTCTTCAAGGAGAGCGACCCGGCGCTGCTCTCGTTTGAGTACCTGCCCTGCCGTGTGCGCTTTGCCGAGGACCCGTCCGAGCTGGTCTTTGACTATCGCCTGCCCATCCGCTCCAACATCGACCACATCCTGGGGGATGAGCGCAACCTCACGCGCATCCCGGCGAGCCTCAAGGGAGAAGAGAACTCCCTGCTGCTGCGACGTGCCTTCGAGGGCGCCGTAGTGGAGGCGGCGCGCCGTGCAGCGGCCAACTACACGCTTGCCGTTCCGCAGTTCTACAACGGGCGGATTCAGCTGCTCCTGCCGCTGTGTCTCACGGGAGACGAGCCCGAGCTCGCGCTCACCATCCAGCGCGAGGACGGCTTCTACTCGGCGCGCACCTGCCTCACGCTGGACATGGCCTACAACAACGCGCGCCTGATCTGCCGTCCGGAGTCTTCTTGGATTAAGCGCGGCTAGCTCGTGTCCAGCTTGCGCCCGGCTCGCGGCAGATTCTCTCAAAAAAGTTCTTGCGCTGCCCTGACGACTCCTGTAATCTATCCCTTGCTGCAACCCCAGCAGCGAGTCACCAAGCTTCGGGCGTTTAGCTCAGGGGGAGAGCGCTTCCCTGACACGGAAGAGGTCACAAGTTCAAATCTTGTAACGCCCACCACAAAGTCTGCGCGTCGTCGGAGAACTCCGGCGACGCGTTTTTTTGTTGCGCGTGCAAACCGCGGCGTGCCATTCGCCCCCGTCCCCAATGGCACTCACCCAATGGCATACTCGCGGCGAGAAGCCTGACTCGGCCCTAAAGCGCCACAAATACCGGGGTATGGCGGCAATCTCCTGCCATACCCCGGTTTTTGTGGCGGGGCCAGACGGAGCAGGGGCTTCCTTGCGTCACCAAACGTTTCTCGCCCGTTTCCCGTCCGCGTCAGCCCTGCGTCAGGCGAGAAACGCCCTCGCTTCGGGCGCGTAGCATCTTGGTCTCGCTTTTTCGCCGCCCTCCGGACGCCCCGTAGACTTCTCCCCGACATCGTTTTGAGGGGAGTCCCATGAGCCAGAACCTTGCATCCGCGCAGGCGCCCGCGCAGTCCGGCGACGCCGAGCCCGCCCAGCCGCGCGACCTGTACCGCAGCGAGTACGAGCACGACGCCTGCGGCATCGGCGCCATCGCGCACCTCAAGGGCAAGCGCAGCCACCAGACCCTGGACGACGCGCTGTCCGTCCTGGTCAACCTGGAGCACCGCGGCGGCACCGGCCTGGAGCGCAACACCGGCGACGGCGCCGGCGTGCTCTTCCAGATCCCGCACCGCTTCTTCCGCAAGGAGGCGCAGAAGGAGGGCCAGCTCCTGCCCGACGAGGGCGACTACGGCGTGGCCATGCTCTTCTTCCCGCACGACGACCCCCAGGGCGTCGCCGACGCGCGCCGCGTCTTCGAGGAGGGCTGCGCCGCGGCCGGCGTGCCCCTCATGTTCTGGCGAGAGGTGCCCGTGGACCCGCACGACCTGGGCAGCACGGCCCAGGCCTGCATGCCCACCATCCTGCAAGCCTTCCTGCGCCGCCCGGAGTCCACGCCGCGCGGCCAGGACTTCGAGCGCAAGCTCTACGTCTGCCGCCGCACCATCGAGCGCATGGCCGACGCCAACCCCGCGCTTGCCGGCAAGATCTTCTACGTGTGCTCCATGTCCAGTCGCACCATCGTCTACAAGGGCATGCTCGTGGCCACGCAGATGCGCCGCTTCTTCACCGACCTCAACGACGCTGCGGTGGAGACCTCGCTGGCCCTGGTGCACTCCCGCTACTCCACCAACACCACGCCCAGCTGGGAGCGCGCGCACCCCAACCGCTACATCATCCACAACGGAGAGATCAACACCCTGCGCGGCAACGTGTCCTGGATCCGCGCCCGCGAGCCGCACCTCTACAGCCCCGTCCTCGGGCATGACCTCGAGAAGGTCGTTCCCATCATCAACAAGGAGGGCTCGGACTCCGCCATCCTGGACAACGTCCTGGAGTTTTTGACCATGAACGGCCGCCCGCTGGACCGCGCGGTGACGCTCATGATTCCCGAGCCCTGGGACAAGAACCCCAACATCTCCGACAAGCGCCGCTCCTACGACGCATACCAGTCCATGCTCATGGAGCCCTGGGACGGGCCGGCCGCCATCGCCTTCACCGACGGCCGCATCCTGGGCGCCGCCCTCGACAGAAACGGCCTGCGCCCGGCGCGCTACTACGTCACCCGCGACGACCGCATCATCCTCTCGTCCGAGGTGGGCACCATCGACGTGGACCCGGCAAACGTGCTGCGCACGGGCTGCCTCGGCCCCGGCGAGATGCTGGAGGTCGACCCCTCCCAGGGCCGCGTCATCTGGAACGACGAGATCCGCGACCGCTTTGCAAACGAGAAGCCCTACCGAGACTGGCTCGACGAGGAGACCCTCGACATCTCCGACCTGCGCGAGCCCGGAGAGGCCGAGCTGCCCGACGCCCCCGACGGGGCCATCCCGCTGACCGAGCGCATGGCTCGCCTGGGCTACCACTACGACGACGTGGACGAGGCCATCCGCCCCATGGCAACCGCGGCCAAGGTGCCCCTGGCCTCCATGGGCGTGGACGCGCCGCTGGCGTGCCTCTCCAAGAAGACCCGCTCGTTCTTTGACTACTTCAACCAGCTCTTTGCGCAGGTCACCAACCCGCCCATCGACGCCCTGCGCGAGAGCCTGGTCACCAGCCAGGTGCTCTACCTGGGCAACCATGGCAACCTCCTGGAGGACTGCCGCGACACCTGCCGCCTGGTGCGCCTGCAGGGCCCCATGCTCACCAGGGACGCCTTCGAGCGCATCTGCGCCATCGACCGCGTGGGCTTCAAGACGGTGCGCCTGACCTGCTCCTACCCGAGGGACGGCCAAGAGGGCGCCCTCGCCGCGGCGCTTGACCGCCTGGCGGCCGACGCCGAGGCCGCCGTGCGCGGCGGGGCCAACATCGTCGTGCTCTCCGACCGCGCCGCCGCCGGGGAGGTGCCGGTGCCGTCCCTGCTCTCGCTGGGCTGCGTGCACAACCACCTCATCCGCGTGGGCCTGCGCATGAACGCCGACCTGGTGGTGGAGACCGGCGACGCCATCAACGCGCACGACTTTGCCTGCCTGGTGGGCTACTCCGCCTCCGGCATCTACCCCTACATGGCCCACGAGTGCATCGCAGACCTCTGCGAGAGGGGCGCCATCGAGCTTCCCGTGGAGGAGGCCCAGGCCAACTATGACCGCGCCGTCACGGCAGGCATCGTCTCCATCATGTCCAAGATGGGCATCTCCACCATGCAGGGCTACCACTCCGCCCAGATCTTCGAGGTGCTCGGCCTCTCCGAGGACCTGGTTGAGCGCTACTTCACGTCCACGGCCACGCGCATCGGCGGCCTTGGCATCGGTGACGTCCAGCGCGAGCTCTCCGAACGCTATGACTCCGCCCGCGCCCTGGCCAAGACCCCCGCGCCCGACCAGCTGCCCTCCCTGGGCCTCACCAAGTGGCGTCCGCAGGGCGGCGAGGAGCACCTCATCGACCCCAAGGCCGTCTACCTGCTGCAGCATGCCTGCCGCGAGGGAAGCTACGAGGAGTTCAAGGAGTTCTCCGCCTGGGTGCACCGCCCCGGCCGCGCCGTCACCCTGCGCGACCTCATGGGCTTCTCGCCAAAGGGCGCGCCCGTGCCGCTTGACGAGGTCGAGCCTGTGGAGAGCATCCTCACCCGCTTCAACACCGGCGCCATGAGCTACGGCTCCATCAGCCGGGAGCAGCACGAGTGCCTGGCCATCGCCATGAACCGCATCCACGGCCGCTCCAACACCGGCGAGGGCGGAGAGGATCCCGCGCGCGAGACCCCGCTTCCCAACGGGGACTCCAGGAAGAGCGCCATCAAGCAGGTGGCCTCCGGCCGCTTTGGCGTCACGAGCCGCTACCTGAGGAGCGCCATAGAGATCCAGATCAAGATGGCCCAGGGCGCCAAGCCCGGCGAGGGCGGCCACCTGCCCGGCAAGAAGGTCTACCCCTGGATTGCCGAGGTGCGCCAGTCCACGCCCGGCGTCGGTCTCATCAGCCCGCCTCCCCACCACGACATCTACTCCATCGAGGACCTGGCCGAGCTCATCTTTGACCTCAAGAACGCCAACCCCGATGCGCGCATCTCGGTCAAGCTCTGCGCCCTGGCGGGCGTGGGCACCATCGCCACCGGCGTGGCCAAGGGCGGCGCCGACAAGATCACCATCTCGGGCCACAACGGCGGCACCGGCGCGGCCCCGCGCGACTCCATCTACCACGCCGGCATCCCCTTTGAGATCGGCCTGGCCGAGACCCAGCAGACGCTCGTGCGCAACGGTCTGCGCTCCCGCGTCGTGGTGGAGACGGACGGCAAGCTCATGAGCGGCCGAGACGTCGCCATCGCCGCCCTTCTGGGCGCCGAGGAGTTCGGCTTTGCCACCATGCCGCTCATCGCCTGCGGCTGCCTCATGCAGCGCGACTGCCAGCAGGACACCTGCCCGGCGGGCATCGCCACGCAGAACTGCAGGCTGCGCGGCCGCTTTGCCGGCAAGCCCGAGCACGTGGTCAACTTCATGACCTTCGTGGCCCAGGAGCTGCGAGAGATCATGGCCAGTCTCGGCTTCCGCACGGTGGACGAGATGGTAGGCCACCCCGAGTGCCTGCGACAGGTGGAGGTCGAGGGCAACTGGAAGGCCAACCGCATGGACCTTTCCGACCTTCTCGCCGAGGGAACCTGCGAGTTCGGACGGCACATCCCGGGCGCCGACGGCCGCCACTTCCTGCAGTCCATGGCGCCTGACCTGGGCATTGGCAAGACGCTGGATGCCACGCTCTTTGTGCCCTACACCGAGAGCGCCCGCGCCCACCTCACGCCCATCCGCTTCCACGCGGACATCTCCAACGTCAACCGCTGCGTGGGCACGCTGCTTGGCTCCATGGTCACCAAGAGCCACCCCGAGGGGCTGCCCGAGGGTTCCGTCACGGTGGACTGCGAGGGAGCGGGCGGCCAGAGCTTCGGCGCGTTTTTGCCGGCGGGCGTGACGCTCAACATCTGCGGCGACGCCAACGACTACTTTGGCAAGGGCCTCTCCGGAGGCGTGCTCTCCGTGCGCCCGCCCGAGGATGCCACGTTCAAGTTCGACGAGAACATCGTGGTGGGCAACGTGGCGTTCTACGGCGCGACGAGCGGCCGCGGATTTGTGAACGGCCTGGCCGGCCAGCGCTTTGCCGTGCGCAACTCCGGCGCCACCGTGGTGGTGGAGGGCTGCGGCAACCACGGCTGCGAGTACATGACCGGCGGCCTCGCCCTCATCCTGGGCGAGGTGGGCATGAACTTTGCCGCGGGCATGAGCGGCGGCGTGGCCTACGTCTACGACGCCTTCGGCACCCTGGCGCAGAAGTGCAACCTGGACATGGTTGACCTCAGGCAGCCCACCGAGGCCGAGCTCGACCTCATCCACGAGCTCATCGAGGAGCACGCGCTGCGCACCCAGAGCCCGCGTGGCATCAAGATGCTCTACCGCTTCAAGGCCGTGGCGAAGGACTTCGTCAAGGTCATTCCGAGGGACTACGAGCGCGTCCTCGCGCACGCGCAGGAGGCCGAGGGCAGGGGCATGTCCCATGCCGACGCCCTGCAGTACGCCTTCGACGCAATGAAGGAGGGGAAGTAGCATGGGCAAGCCCGGCGCATTCCTTGACCTGGGCCGCCGTGCCCACGACCTTCGTCCCGTTGTCGAGCGCACGGGCGACTACGACGAGCTCTACGTGACGCTTCCCGCCGAGGAGCAGCGCGCGCAGGCCAGCCGCTGCATGATGTGCGGCGTGGCCTTCTGCCAGACGGGCGCCTCCTTTGGCAAGGCGCGCCCCTCCGGCTGCCCGCTGCACAACCTCATCCCGGAGTGGAACGACCTGCTCTACCGTGGCCAGTGGGCAGAGGCCGCAAAGCGCCTCTCGCTCACGAGCCCGCTGCCCGAGTTCACGAGCCGCGTCTGCCCGGCCCTGTGCGAGGCGGCCTGCAACCTGGGCCGCGACGACGAGCCCGAGACCATCCACGACAACGAGCGCGCCATCTCCGACTGGGAGTGGGCGCACGGCGGGCCCATGCGGTTCTCGCCTGCCGCGCCAGACGCGCCGCGCGTGGCCGTGGTGGGCTCCGGCCCCTCCGGCCTGGCGAGCGCCTGGGAGCTCGCGCGCCGCGGGGCACGCGTGACCGTCGTGGAGAAGGCCGACCGCGCGGGCGGCCTGCTCATGTATGGCATCCCCAACATGAAGCTGCCCAAGGACGTGGTGGAGCGCCGCGTGGGGCTCATGCGCGAGCTGGGCATCGAGTTCCGCCTTGAGACCGATGCCTCCGAGGCTGACGTGGCCGAGGGGCTGCTTGCCGACTTTGACGCCGTGGTGGTGGCCGCAGGGGCCGGTGCCCCGCGCGGGCTTGGCGCCGAGGGCTTTGCCGAGGGCCTGGCCGCCGGCGGCGTGGTCTTTGCCGTGGACTACCTCACGTCAGCGACCAAGGCGGTGCTGGGCGGCGGCGCGCCCGCCATCGACGCGGTCGGCAAGGACGTCGTGGTCATCGGCGGCGGAGACACGGGCAACGACTGCCTGGGCACGGCCGTGCGCCAGGGCGCCAGAAGCGTGCGCCAGCTGGAGTTCATGCCCTACGCGCCCGAGGTCCCGGCGGCGACAAACGCCTGGCCGCAGTGGCCCAACGTCAAGAAGACCGACTACGGCCAGCAGGAGGCCATCGCCCTCATGGGGGCCGAGATGCGCGAGTGGGCCGTGGACACCCTCGAGGTCCTGCGTGACGAGAAGGGCGCCGTGAGCGGCATCCGCGTCGTGGACCTCGACTGGTCGGCCGGCCGCCCCGAGCGCCGCATGGAGACCGAGCGCGTCATGGGCGCCCAGCTGGTGCTCATTGCCTGCGGCTTCACCGGCCCCAAGACCGACGTGCTCTCTGCGCTGGGCGTGGAGCTTGCTCACGAGGGGCGTCCGCTTCCCGTCATGGCCTGCCGCTGCTCCCACCGCGCGGCGGGGGAGAAGCGCGCGGGCAAGGCCTCCGTCTACGTTGCCGGCGACGCCCGCAACGGCAGCTCCCTTGTGGTCTCCGCCATCGCCGACGCCATGGCCTGCGCCTCCGAGGTTGCCGCAGAGCTGGGGCTCTAGCCATGCCCGACCTGGGCGACATTCCCGTCCTCGCCCGCGGTGCCATCCCCGGTGTCGCGGACTCGGGCCCCGGCGGTGCGTCTGTTGGCGCCGACCCCGGGCCCGCGCCGGGCCTTGTCTGGCTCGAGGACGGCCTCGAGGTGCCCTTCTGCGACGCGGGCGCCTCTCGCCCCTGGCTGGAGGCCTCATCGGACGCCCCTGACGCGCCCGTCGAGCACCTGCGCCCCCGCGACCATCACGACGAAGACGAGCCCCCGACCCTCCTGTGGGTCTAGGGGCTCGTCCCTTCTCGCCGTGCGCTTCTTACCTGCTCCGCCGTTTGCATGTGAAATTGGTCTGTCAGCGTGACCTCTCCGTCCAATTTCACATGCAAGCTGCGGGGCATCGCCGCCGGCTACGCCCCGTCCACGCGGCCGTTGTAGTTGACACCTGCCACGAGCTCCTCCACGCGGCTGCGCTCGCCGCGGACGAGGGCCTCGGCCAGGGCGGGGTAGTAGCCCAGCGCCTCGTCGAAGAGGTCGGCCATGCTCTCGTGGCGCACGCGTCCGGTCTGGGGGTCGCACCACTCGTGGCGGGCGAGGTTGGCCGCCGGGCAGTCGCAGGTGCGCACCACGCGGTGGGCCATGGACTGTGCAAAGGAGTGCGGGCGCACCAGCCGCTCCGCCACGCCCACGGCGCGCGTGAGGGGCTTCTCGGCGGGGTCTATGAGGCGGTACTGAAGCTCGTAGTCGGCCGTGCAGCCGGCGTACTCCTCGGCGGCAAGCTCCACGCCAAAGGCGGCGTAGGCCACCTGGCTGAGCAGCGCGCCCGCCACGCGGTCGATGCGCTCGGTGCGCATGAGGTTGTCCGCGGCGGGGCGGTCCAGCACCGTGGCGCGGCGCTTCTCCCACAGAATCCAGGTGTCGATGTCGCTCTCGATGACGGCGTGAAGCTCCGAGCCCGCCCCCGCGAGGGAGGCCTCTGCGGCCGCCAGCGCCTCCTGCTGCGCGAAGACAAAGGGGTGCGCCGTGCGGTCCAGCGCGTAGTGGCCGAGCGCTCCCAGGGCAAAGGCGCGCCCCACGCGCTCGTCTGCCACGGGCAGGTGGCTCACGCCGTCCCTCATGGCAAAGGCGGCCTCTACCACGCGCCCGTCGTGCATGGCGTGCCCCAGGCGCCGGCACCGCACAGCCACCGAGGGCGCCGTGGAGAAGCGCGCAAAGAGTGGGTCGGGCCCCTGGTTTCCCAGGAGGAACGCCAGGACCTCCTCCTCGCCCTCGACCATTCCGGCCGGCAGCGTCCTCAGGACGTCCTCGCCAAAGATGTGGTGCGTGATGATGGCAGGCATGGGCCCTCCTCGTCTCTGTCCGCAAGACTCTAGGGTACCCCAAACATCCCGGCGCCGGCCCGCGTGAGCCCCGCGCGCTTCTCGTCTGACAACGCGCTTACGAACGCTCTAACCGTTTAAATGGCATGTTCGCTCAAACGAGCGGCAGGTCACGGGCTGACTGGTACCGTTCGGCAGAAACCATTTGTTAACCAGGGGCAAAAGGGTTACAACACTTTGCAGGGAGAACGCCACGTAACCCTTACGTGGCGCGGACGTTTCTCCGACAAGGGGAAACCGACAGAAGGGGAAAGCAATGACTAACCTCACTCGTAGGAACTTCATCGGCGTCGCGGGCATCGCGGCCGCTGGCCTCGGCCTCGTTGGCTGCGGCGGCTCCGGCTCCAGCGACACCAAGACGGACGACGGCAAGTCCGACGCCACCACCGACAAGGTCGGCGCCTCCGAGGACCTGGTCAAGGCCGCCAAGGACGAGGGCTCGCTCATCGTCTACGGCTCCTGCGAGGAGGACTACCTCGCCGCCGCCTGCAACCACTTCCAGGAGCTCTACGGCATCGACGTCCAGTACCAGCGCCTCTCCACCGGTGAGGTCCAGGCCAAGATCGAGGAGGAGAAGGGCAA
Protein-coding regions in this window:
- a CDS encoding IS3 family transposase encodes the protein MYSSDERDAILGLWRESGRPAHRFARESGLASAESIRRWASGDLGVGWHAPYTLAQRADAARRALAGEDPAEVAASIGCHPETVRGWARAAGREGEVSLANGRGAPRVPPPADPGDLEALRAENRALRLELARAEAVLDVLKGGGPGRGPDSLTAAERALVADALRPGFGLEDALRAAGVARSTYYYHRARRGAPDRLAALRARVRALFEAGGGAWGYRTIWARLRLDPDEPLAVSEKVVRRVMREEGLEVRYLRRRRRWSSYAGEVSEAPPNLPLRPDGTHDFSASRPNELWVTDVTMFTIGSGRCWLSPVVDCFDGAVVAWTLSESPDARMADSMLEAAASTLAAGERPVVHTDRGCHYRWPGWAAICERHGLVRSMSRKGRSPDNAAAEGFFGRLKQEFYHGRDWSGVGFEEFRRRLAGYLAYYNSGRIKRSLGWRSPEQYRRDLGYSLRSV
- a CDS encoding DUF3825 domain-containing protein, translating into MDLPDTLAADLYDFAFCPEPCYERLVDLANPEPWGEGNRVLKNYLLFSFKRAVQLTKRDHTTAAAPSALPIVFDEGLCLFNTGLYTRRYETVYALFEPNTREDARQRWFLKGFFKESDPALLSFEYLPCRVRFAEDPSELVFDYRLPIRSNIDHILGDERNLTRIPASLKGEENSLLLRRAFEGAVVEAARRAAANYTLAVPQFYNGRIQLLLPLCLTGDEPELALTIQREDGFYSARTCLTLDMAYNNARLICRPESSWIKRG
- the gltB gene encoding glutamate synthase large subunit; the protein is MSQNLASAQAPAQSGDAEPAQPRDLYRSEYEHDACGIGAIAHLKGKRSHQTLDDALSVLVNLEHRGGTGLERNTGDGAGVLFQIPHRFFRKEAQKEGQLLPDEGDYGVAMLFFPHDDPQGVADARRVFEEGCAAAGVPLMFWREVPVDPHDLGSTAQACMPTILQAFLRRPESTPRGQDFERKLYVCRRTIERMADANPALAGKIFYVCSMSSRTIVYKGMLVATQMRRFFTDLNDAAVETSLALVHSRYSTNTTPSWERAHPNRYIIHNGEINTLRGNVSWIRAREPHLYSPVLGHDLEKVVPIINKEGSDSAILDNVLEFLTMNGRPLDRAVTLMIPEPWDKNPNISDKRRSYDAYQSMLMEPWDGPAAIAFTDGRILGAALDRNGLRPARYYVTRDDRIILSSEVGTIDVDPANVLRTGCLGPGEMLEVDPSQGRVIWNDEIRDRFANEKPYRDWLDEETLDISDLREPGEAELPDAPDGAIPLTERMARLGYHYDDVDEAIRPMATAAKVPLASMGVDAPLACLSKKTRSFFDYFNQLFAQVTNPPIDALRESLVTSQVLYLGNHGNLLEDCRDTCRLVRLQGPMLTRDAFERICAIDRVGFKTVRLTCSYPRDGQEGALAAALDRLAADAEAAVRGGANIVVLSDRAAAGEVPVPSLLSLGCVHNHLIRVGLRMNADLVVETGDAINAHDFACLVGYSASGIYPYMAHECIADLCERGAIELPVEEAQANYDRAVTAGIVSIMSKMGISTMQGYHSAQIFEVLGLSEDLVERYFTSTATRIGGLGIGDVQRELSERYDSARALAKTPAPDQLPSLGLTKWRPQGGEEHLIDPKAVYLLQHACREGSYEEFKEFSAWVHRPGRAVTLRDLMGFSPKGAPVPLDEVEPVESILTRFNTGAMSYGSISREQHECLAIAMNRIHGRSNTGEGGEDPARETPLPNGDSRKSAIKQVASGRFGVTSRYLRSAIEIQIKMAQGAKPGEGGHLPGKKVYPWIAEVRQSTPGVGLISPPPHHDIYSIEDLAELIFDLKNANPDARISVKLCALAGVGTIATGVAKGGADKITISGHNGGTGAAPRDSIYHAGIPFEIGLAETQQTLVRNGLRSRVVVETDGKLMSGRDVAIAALLGAEEFGFATMPLIACGCLMQRDCQQDTCPAGIATQNCRLRGRFAGKPEHVVNFMTFVAQELREIMASLGFRTVDEMVGHPECLRQVEVEGNWKANRMDLSDLLAEGTCEFGRHIPGADGRHFLQSMAPDLGIGKTLDATLFVPYTESARAHLTPIRFHADISNVNRCVGTLLGSMVTKSHPEGLPEGSVTVDCEGAGGQSFGAFLPAGVTLNICGDANDYFGKGLSGGVLSVRPPEDATFKFDENIVVGNVAFYGATSGRGFVNGLAGQRFAVRNSGATVVVEGCGNHGCEYMTGGLALILGEVGMNFAAGMSGGVAYVYDAFGTLAQKCNLDMVDLRQPTEAELDLIHELIEEHALRTQSPRGIKMLYRFKAVAKDFVKVIPRDYERVLAHAQEAEGRGMSHADALQYAFDAMKEGK
- a CDS encoding glutamate synthase subunit beta — translated: MGKPGAFLDLGRRAHDLRPVVERTGDYDELYVTLPAEEQRAQASRCMMCGVAFCQTGASFGKARPSGCPLHNLIPEWNDLLYRGQWAEAAKRLSLTSPLPEFTSRVCPALCEAACNLGRDDEPETIHDNERAISDWEWAHGGPMRFSPAAPDAPRVAVVGSGPSGLASAWELARRGARVTVVEKADRAGGLLMYGIPNMKLPKDVVERRVGLMRELGIEFRLETDASEADVAEGLLADFDAVVVAAGAGAPRGLGAEGFAEGLAAGGVVFAVDYLTSATKAVLGGGAPAIDAVGKDVVVIGGGDTGNDCLGTAVRQGARSVRQLEFMPYAPEVPAATNAWPQWPNVKKTDYGQQEAIALMGAEMREWAVDTLEVLRDEKGAVSGIRVVDLDWSAGRPERRMETERVMGAQLVLIACGFTGPKTDVLSALGVELAHEGRPLPVMACRCSHRAAGEKRAGKASVYVAGDARNGSSLVVSAIADAMACASEVAAELGL
- a CDS encoding zinc dependent phospholipase C family protein, whose amino-acid sequence is MPAIITHHIFGEDVLRTLPAGMVEGEEEVLAFLLGNQGPDPLFARFSTAPSVAVRCRRLGHAMHDGRVVEAAFAMRDGVSHLPVADERVGRAFALGALGHYALDRTAHPFVFAQQEALAAAEASLAGAGSELHAVIESDIDTWILWEKRRATVLDRPAADNLMRTERIDRVAGALLSQVAYAAFGVELAAEEYAGCTADYELQYRLIDPAEKPLTRAVGVAERLVRPHSFAQSMAHRVVRTCDCPAANLARHEWCDPQTGRVRHESMADLFDEALGYYPALAEALVRGERSRVEELVAGVNYNGRVDGA